The sequence CTGCCGGGAGGCGCGACGGCACCTGAGAtactgcggcggcggcggccactCGGAGCGGGCGGCCCGGGCTGTACTGCCGGTGCCGCCGCGTCTTTCCGGTAGCCTTCCTCGGCCGCGCAGGGTAAGGGAGAGCGGGCTGCGCCGGGCCCGGGCTCCGGCCGCGGGGACCGCGGAGAGGGGAGGGTTGCGCCGGCCGCGGGGTCGCAGGCAGACTGGAGGGCCGCGTCGGGCGGTGTGGGGGGGGGGCGCGGCCGTGGGGCTGGGACaccgcccgccgccgcccccgccgggTAGGCCTCGGGCGCCGGGTCGCCGCCGCCGGGCTCCTGCTTGGGCCGGGCCACCGAGGCGGGCGGGCTCCGAGCGGCCTCTCGGCCTCTCGGCCTCGCCGGGCCGCCGCGGGCCCGATCCCGGTTCCGCCGCGGCGTCTCGTCCGAGGACGTCTCCCGAGG comes from Balaenoptera ricei isolate mBalRic1 chromosome 2, mBalRic1.hap2, whole genome shotgun sequence and encodes:
- the LOC132360161 gene encoding basic proline-rich protein-like → MNLDSCFRPQGRAKIKQPALEPNQGAVGRGRPPGTRSLRPPAEEAVISLPSRGPSRPAKNRRLGHPRALSGRPRPRETSSDETPRRNRDRARGGPARPRGREAARSPPASVARPKQEPGGGDPAPEAYPAGAAAGGVPAPRPRPPPTPPDAALQSACDPAAGATLPSPRSPRPEPGPGAARSPLPCAAEEGYRKDAAAPAVQPGPPAPSGRRRRSISGAVAPPGRKRAVSGRGGPGTSRRLGRRCPETGPLKGQASPPRPPRALPRARVSPSVWRARDSGAFLPR